A genomic segment from Glycine soja cultivar W05 chromosome 18, ASM419377v2, whole genome shotgun sequence encodes:
- the LOC114395399 gene encoding dof zinc finger protein DOF2.4-like translates to MAYTSIPSYIDPANWQQQQPNHQQQGNNTAASSHLILPPPIQPPPPPPSQPHGLSGSTTAGSIRPGSMADRARMANIQEAPQKCPRCESTNTKFCYFNNYSLSQPRHFCKACRRYWTRGGTLRNVPVGGGCRRNKRSRGSSSSNTRSPANSDRQTASAGSASTTSGSSSADLVASLGGGTGVPPSLRFMAPLHQLGDHHHLGGGGGEIGLSYGLNYGAISGPMGGIGDLNFHIGGTLSGGGSMLSGLDQWRVPQTHQFPFLSGLEATSSHGLYPFEGASGSDGYGGTPIKVSTSGIISQLASVKMEDNRHHHHQELGLPRQFLGVNNNPNTNEQYWSGGGGATSTWTDLSAFSSSSTTSNNAL, encoded by the exons ATGGCTTATACTTCTATCCCATCATATATTGATCCAGCCAACTGGCAGCAAcag CAACCAAATCACCAGCAGCAAGGCAACAACACTGCTGCCAGCTCACACCTTATTCTGCCACCACCAATACAACCGCCGCCGCCTCCGCCATCGCAACCTCATGGACTCAGCGGTAGCACTACCGCCGGGTCCATCAGGCCCGGTTCGATGGCAGATAGAGCGAGGATGGCCAACATACAGGAAGCTCCACAAAAGTGTCCAAGATGTGAATCCACCAACACGAAGTTTTGCTACTTCAACAACTACAGCCTCTCTCAGCCCCGTCACTTCTGCAAGGCCTGCAGAAGGTACTGGACACGTGGCGGGACCTTGAGGAATGTCCCCGTAGGCGGCGGCTGCCGGAGGAACAAGAGGAGCAGAGGAAGCTCCAGCAGCAACACCAGGTCGCCGGCAAACTCCGATCGCCAAACCGCGAGTGCCGGCTCCGCTTCAACCACCAGTGGCTCCTCTTCTGCTGACTTGGTGGCCAGCCTCGGTGGCGGCACCGGGGTGCCACCGTCTCTTAGGTTCATGGCTCCATTGCATCAACTTGGGGACCACCACCAccttggtggtggtggaggagaaaTAGGGTTAAGCTATGGCTTGAACTATGGCGCAATTTCTGGTCCAATGGGAGGAATAGGAGACTTGAATTTCCATATAGGAGGCACTTTGAGTGGGGGTGGTTCTATGTTATCTGGTTTGGACCAATGGAGGGTTCCACAAACTCACCAATTTCCCTTCTTGTCTGGTTTGGAAGCTACTTCATCACATGGGTTGTACCCTTTTGAAGGTGCTAGTGGCAGTGATGGCTATGGTGGCACTCCCATTAAGGTTTCAACTTCTGGCATTATTTCTCAGCTTGCTTCTGTGAAAATGGAAGACAatcgtcatcatcatcatcaggaACTTGGTTTGCCTAGACAGTTCTTGGGGGTCAATAATaaccctaacacaaatgagCAATATtggagtggtggtggtggtgccaCTTCTACTTGGACTGATCTTTCTGCTTTCAGTTCTTCTTCCACTACTAGTAATAACGCACTATAG
- the LOC114397257 gene encoding uncharacterized protein LOC114397257, translating to MAARNERERLLTEALNNLAQVMANQGGGGGATMYHRLDRFQRNNPPTFKGGYDPEGVEAWLREIEKIFRVMECQDHQKVLFATHMLADEAEYWWENTRSRLEGVGGVVVQWETFRQTFLEKYFPKDVKNRKELEFLELKQESMTVAEYAARFENLVTYFPHYQGEAGERSKCMKFVNGLRPEVKIMINYHGIHNFAQLTNMCRIFDEDQREKAAFYRNANASHGKEKKPVTHNRAKPYSAPPGKYGNHSGGQRTSGGLQPVGGSS from the coding sequence ATGGCTGCGAGAAATGAGCGAGAACGACTTCTTACTGAGGCCTTGAACAACTTGGCGCAAGTTATGGCCAATCAGGGAGGCGGTGGAGGAGCAACTATGTACCATAGGTTAGATCGCTTTCAGAGGAACAACCCACCTACTTTCAAAGGGGGTTATGATCCTGAGGGTGTTGAGGCTTGGCTGAGGGAGATTGAGAAGATCTTCCGGGTGATGGAGTGTCAGGACCATCAGAAGGTGTTGTTTGCTACTCACATGCTAGCAGATGAGGCGGAGTACTGGTGGGAGAACACTCGCTCACGTTTAGAGGGAGTAGGTGGTGTTGTTGTCCAATGGGAGACTTTCAGACAAACTTTTCTGGAGAAATATTTTCCAAAAGATGTGAAGAATAGGAAGGAGTTGGAGTTTCTCGAGCTGAAACAGGAAAGTATGACGGTGGCAGAGTATGCGGCGAGGTTTGAGAACCTTGTAACGTATTTTCCTCATTATCAGGGGGAAGCTGGGGAGAGGTCCAAATGCATGAAATTTGTCAATGGCCTTCGACCAGAAGTAAAGATAATGATAAATTATCACGGTATTCACAACTTTGCACAGTTGACCAACATGTGTAGAATCTTTGATGAAGATCAGCGGGAGAAGGCTGCTTTTTACAGGAATGCCAATGCTAGTCATGGGAAAGAGAAGAAGCCTGTGACTCACAATCGTGCTAAGCCATATTCTGCCCCTCCCGGGAAATATGGAAACCATTCTGGAGGACAGAGGACTAGTGGAGGACTTCAACCAGTTGGTGGGAGTTCTTAG